The genomic DNA AGAATTTTTGGAGAAAGAGCTTCCGCATTATATGATTCCAGCCTATTTTGTTCAGCTGGATAGATTGCCACTTACGTCAAACGATAAAGTGGACAGGAAGGCATTGCCAGAACCGGATAGAAATAATCAATCAGGAATAAAGTATGAAGCACCGAGAAATTTTATAGAAGAGAATATTGTTTCAATTTGGGAAGAGGTTCTAGGGATAAAACCTATCGGGATTTCTAATAATTTCTTTGAAATGGGAGGAAATTCACTTAAATTAATGAGCGTTGTTTCGTCTATAAACAAAATTTTTAATACAGATATAAGTATTCATGATTTTTTTGAAAATCCAAATATCAAAAAATTAGCTCACTTCATTTTATCAACGGAATCGAATCAAAATAGTAATTGTGATGATTATATTGAAGAAGAAGTGTAGTAGTTTAAAATAATAGACTCATTTCTTTTAAGTAAAAGGTATTAAACATATGTTCATAGGGGATTTCTGTACAATCTATCCTTTTGTCTAAGTGGATATTAGCGATAGATTGTACAGCTATCCAGATTTAATGTTTTAACATTTATAAATTTATACAAGATTTCAAATGTGGTTATTTGATCACTGGGTACCTTGAAAGGAATGATTGTTAACATGGATATTACGGGTTTTATAAATGAGTTAAAAAAAGCAAATATTTTTTTATATCATAATCAAGGAAAAATAAAAATCATTGGACCTCGAGAGTTAATCACATCGGAATTAAAGCAAAAAATAAAATTATATAAAGAGAAAATTATTATCGCTTTGAAAAATGAAAAGAATAATGGAATACCTAAGGCTAAACTAGCAAAAAATAATTGCTATACTTTATCAATGGCACAAAAAAGAATGTTTATTTTAAGCAAACTTGAAACTAAAGGAATAACATACAATATTCCTTTAGTTATGAAGATGAAAGGTTATTTTGACTTATGCCTCTTTGAAAATGCCTTTAAAACATTGATTGATAGACATGAAGGATTAAGGACATCTTTTGTGATGCTTGACGGAGAACCCGTTCAAAAGGTTGCAGATGAAGTTACATTTAACATCATATACAGTGAATTAGGCGAAGAAAATATCTCGGAAAGAGTAGCACAATTTATTAGACCTTTTGATTTAGAAAAAGCCCCTCTCTTAAGAGTAGAGATAGTAAGGGTCAATGAGAAAGAACATCTGATGATGTTTGATATGCATCATATCATTTCAGATGGGGTATCAATGAATATATTAATGAAAGAATTAGCTGATTTATGTGCCAAAAAAGAATTACCCCCGCTAAACATTCAATATAAAGACTATTCAGAATGGCAAAAAGAGTACTATAAGGGAGAAAAGATCAAGAAGCAAGAGGAATACTGGCTTAAAGTATTTGAAGATGAAATTCCGGTTCTTAATATGCCAACAGACTATCCAAGACCGCAAATGCAAAGTAATGAAGGTGATCGAATAGGTTTTGAAATAGATCGTGAACTAACAGAAGAGCTTAAAAACTTTGCAACAGAAAACGGAGTAACGATGTATATGCTTCTATTAGCAGCATATACTGCCTTGTTGTCAAAATATACTGGACAAGAGGATATAATAGTCGGATCACCAATTGCGGGCAGGTCACATGAAGATTTAAAAAATAGTATTGGAATGTTTGTAAATACACTTGCGATGAGAAACTTCCCAAAAGGTGACAGATGCTTCATAGATTACTTAAAACAAGTAAAAGAAAACACATTAAATGCTTATGAAAATCAAGATTATCAATTCGATACTTTAATTGAAAAATTAGACTTAGAAAAAGACATGAGCAGAAATGCATTGTTTGACACAATGTTTGATATCCAAAGTAAAGATAGCTTCGAGTTTAATGTAGATGGGATTACGTTTGAAATATGTGATATTGATTTTAAAATTGCGAAGTTTGATTTAAGTCTTACGGCGATAGTTTATCCAGACTATTTAATGTTTGATTTGCAATATTGTACGAAACTATTTAAAAAAGAAACAATTGAAAGAATAGCAGGTCATTTCATTAATATTTTA from Bacillus aquiflavi includes the following:
- a CDS encoding phosphopantetheine-binding protein — its product is MRKIMHTYAAISFPEKQLPSTKIREFLEKELPHYMIPAYFVQLDRLPLTSNDKVDRKALPEPDRNNQSGIKYEAPRNFIEENIVSIWEEVLGIKPIGISNNFFEMGGNSLKLMSVVSSINKIFNTDISIHDFFENPNIKKLAHFILSTESNQNSNCDDYIEEEV